The sequence AATCTTCTCACTTTCTGTGAAATTAATccccttttctttaaattatcaCTCTCATTACTCTGCTTCTgccctaaattaaatgaattaactGAGTATTCCCTagtttttgtataattatagctcaaattttcaaaattatgaaCACTTCTTGCCTCTAACATCACTTTCCTCAAGTCAATGGGCGTGTTAATTGATCCCGGCCGTTGATTACTCCCAATTGATCCTGACCGTTGATTTGATTTCGGCAATTGAGATGTCAATGGTCCGTCGTCTTCGTTCCATAAATCTTCAGCTCCTTCTTTCATAAAACGATCAGCTAGGGCTTTAATGTGGTCTTTGGGGCTCGTGGCGCTGTAATTGTTGGTATTAGGATTCGAGTCGGGTTCTCCGGCAAGCTTGGATCGGATTTGGGAACGGATTCTGGCTTGGTAGAGTTGCTTTTCTTGTTCAAGGagtgatttttctttttctttggctCTTTTCTCGTGGAGCCGTTTCCATTGCCATTTGTTTAGGCCGCCCGGGAATGTTCGTGGACCTCCGCCCATTAACCGGGTGAAAATTCGGGTTTGGAGGTGGTCCGAGACTGTTTTGGAGCGTCGGAGGATGACCGAGATTGATGTGTACATGATTCTATTATCAAAGAAGTATTATGTTCGAAGGGGATGAAAGGGTTTTGGGGTTCTTGCGGGGTTTAACAAAATAGGGGCTTGCGGCTAGAACGAGCTGCCGTTTTGCATTATAAAGCTAAAGAATATAGTTTGTAGTTAAAGGGTCAAGCGATCTGTCGTTTCCTTGTCAAATAGAGTAGGGACCCCTAAAGTGTGGCGGAAATAGCACATAAGCCCTTGACCTACTTTTTAGCACAAATAAACACGTTTCTAACATTTAGCTGCATTATAAACCCTTCATTAAACATAGATTTTATCCCTAGTTAACGTTCGTCCTCCCTTAGCTGATGTGGTGAGTTTGGGACCCTTTAACTTCCACATGtcctaaagaaacaaaaatatactaaGTCAGTAAAGAAAGTTACTATTTAGTAAAAGATCTCTAAATGTTGTGTTACTTTAAGCATTTCAACTTTACAAGAAACAACATCAAAGTTTCGGTATCCTTCAATAGCATCAACTATATCATGATGAGCAAATATGCATCAAACAATTGTTGTAACAGGAaagctaataaaaaatatatatatacatataaattttatggcCTTTTCGTTTGAACAAATTCCTTTTTATCCAATCACGGTATgctataaaagaataatagataaaagaatttcattAAATACAATGTAATTATTTaccaaacattaaaaaataattcaattaaaaattatttgaccATAAAATCGGAGAAGAAAAGAGCTAGTTAATAGATGAAGAGAAgtaagaagaaagagataacTTCACCCACTAAACAAATGTCAACAATCTCAAATCATAGGCACGCGATCCAACTGAACTGTATgccaattttaaaaataaattttatcacaAAAATGGCAAACAAAGCAAAAACCAAGCATCAAATTCCTACATTTTATAAGTTGCCCCACAAAATCCCAAGTCACCTAAAATCCAAGATttgaaattttacttttttcattCTCACAAAAATAGTTATCATcattaaattacaaataacACAAAACCATGGTCccaaaattcaaattcattttaattttcctACACTTTTTTCAGCTAACCACAAAAGAGTGATTCACACTCACCTTCTTCTTGAACCCGCTCAGCATAGAAAATAGAGACTCTTgtcttttataaaagaaactaaaataacaGAACTTGCTCAAAGCTTTAGtaaataagtatttaaataatagaaaaattttcaaGTCTTGAAGATCTGGACGTGGTAATGGAAGCGCAAGACATCCCAGTTGagatttctaaaagaaaagttaggctcattctttttcttttaattcatgTCACACCCAAGACTAAATTTttgcttaattaaaaaatctccTTCTTCTCGTTTCTCAATTTTTAGGGTTCAAGtgggaaaagaataaagttgAGAGAGGGAGAGGAGCTTGAGATAGGTCCCACGTACTTATCAAATCACTAGCTTCAACCGGTGTTAAATCACCGTCTAGTGAAGGGCTTGTAATACAACTAAAGCTAAGAAATGCATTCATTTGCGCTAAAAAATAGATTAGAAGCTTATTACCTTTTCCTAAAAGGAGTCGGGACTAGGGTTTGTAAATGACAGACAATATTGCTAGTGATTGCAATCTTGGATTTGTCTTTTCATTTATAGAGCCATTTTTGGTGATGTTCAAGTGTGATTCTTGATAAAATACTTTATGagaaattttaatgctaaCTTGCTGATTGGTTGCAAGTGTGACATCTGTGGATCTCTTGTTATGGCTGCTACTAGTAAATTATAAGTATGATCAATTTATAGCCACTGGCTTTCATACAAATTGATATCCCCACTGTCATGTAATTACATGCATGCTTTAATTCCCTGTGTACCCGCCCAATCCaccaaaaaagaatatatgtcTAAAgtgattattataaaaaccTATGTCCTTCACATGATATACATCGCCGATATCTGTAAATTTTTGAGTGTCTGATGCATCCACAATTTGGTGATCTTCATTTACAACTGTGATCGCACTGCAGAATGCATCTTGTGCAGTATCGGCAAAAAGTCTACTGTTACCGGAACCCATTGGTGGACTAGGCACATCAGGAGGACTGGATACTACTCCTCCCCACTCTACGTAATTAGCTGAGTTTGCTAGCGTTGTGAATCTTGTCTGTGGCCAGAACCCAATAACAAAGCCATTTCCGATTTCAAGAAACCAATTCCCGTTAGCTGCATCCTGTTGTCATACAACAGtttaactttcaattttctttctatgaaaaaacttaatattttctgATACAAGTTAaagatcaaaataaagaatgtAATAGATCAATTACTTACTTTGTAAATGAAGAATTGCTCTACGTATCTTTTACCGGAACTTCCACGAGTAGAAGTTGGTTCAAGAATAAAGTCAAGAGGTATGTCCGGCCGAACAGTGATGATTCCAGGGCAATGTGCATTGAAACAATGCGATTCTCCTGCCTATATTAcagaagaaattaataaaatactgctttttccattttaccaaggaaaagaaaaaacataacGCATGCATGTGAATATAGACATACATTTGTATATACATAGAGTCGAGTCCGATTATCTTTGTTGAGACTTGGATTCACCTGAAGcaagaattaattaatgagcaaattaacaatgaaaaagggaaaaaaattaatttcttggcCTAAAAAGTTATCCTATTGTCTCTAAAGCTGGACTTACCATCCATCCAACTTCGATACTCTCTGGtccattttgaatttttaagcGAGCAGAGCTATATTGAGAACCTACGACTTGAGGGTTATATACGCTTGAAACCATTCCACCTCCATTATATGGTCCGTCAGCTTTTGTATGAACTACTGCATACTGTGACATAAACCAGATACATACTGTGACATAAAACCATCGTCAATCTAATCATTTACTTCAGCTAATAGTGTTACACCAATAGTAAGCTTACATGGACGCCAGGGTCCTGAGCAGACAGGAGATCTAATCTGGAAGCACCAAGATCCTGAGCGGTTAGGAAACCTGATTTGGAAGCATGAGTTTCCGTGGCCAATTTGGTTTCTATAAATTCCTCTTTGGTTAATTTCCTGATTGGAACTGTACCACGTGGGCATCCTTTACCATTTACCCACGTACTCTTTGCTAATTTAATTAACGTCCttgtctctttctttttcttgtccTTGGGATAGGACAAGGGCTTCATCTGCATCAACATATTCAAGtctttaaatataatagaGATCCATAAATCAAATGTAAGATAAGagatgaaagaaacaaaataccTGAAAATGGAAAGTGGGGTTGTTAAGTGAAGGATGATGAAAGGCAGGTTGCTCGTGGAAATGTACGGCACTTATATGCATCTCCATATTTTGTCTGTTGATAACACCATAAtttatatacatgtatatatcATAAAATGTCAATATGTTGTACCAGAATTTAATTTGCAATTATGTCATTAAGGAAAAAGTCATTTTTGATTTACCAGAATGGTTTTAACTCCTGActtgttataaattttaaattgcttCTCCAATTCTTGATGTTCTTCTTCAGATAATTTCCTGCCTTCAGCTCCAATTTGTATCAAAGATAAACACCACACAGAAAGAAGTACTAGCGCAGTCCGTGGAACCATGGATGCTATATATAAGCCATTGTAGCTTTGTTAAAAGATTTTGCAGCGATGagaatttaacatatatatatatatgtaaactTCAAATATATTCTAAACGTATGTTGTTAAAAAAATAGGAAACAAAAAGATATGAATATCTGGGGAAGAAAGTTGTCTGCACAAGAATGGCaggagaaattaattaatggcAATTATGTAACAATACCAAGAGATATGATTAATTATCTCACCAAGTCTCCGGCCTCTGGGTCTCTTAGGTAGAATATTGAAGAGATACAAAAAGATTAGTTTGGGATGAATTATGAGAATAGAGGTGGATTTTATATGGATGAGAATCcgatttatacatatatacaaaaagaaatgggTCAAAATTAGGAAATAACATATAAAGTAAAGACTGCATGAATCATAATATCTTAATGGTTATCAAACTCTAGCAATAAATTCGAGAGTTCTCAAATTCTATCTAATTTTAAGGTGAAAAAGGTCACGCGCTCAAAGACTTTCAAATTAGTTTCAATTAGAAATAATCTGTTAGTAACAATTTCAGTTAACAATATTTGAATATCTTTAATATGTCATTAATAAGCTCGTGAAATAAAGGTAATCCATtacaaatgaatatataatacTATTCAGCTGTCcttaaatacaaattatagCCTATTAAGTTTTATAACATAGTAATTAGTATAAAGAAAGTGAATGGGATGCCTCTTATCTCTTCTTTATTTCGTCGTTCCAATGGTTCTTCTCTCTTCCATTGTTATTTGTTAGGAACTTGTCATTGATTCTTTTAACAAACCAAGTTGGTTTTGTGTTCAAACCTTGAgttatatatgaaatgcaatAGATCTTGCCAGAGTCCTGGAATCAGAATGCTTGACTTTCTAGCATTTGCTTTTATTGAGCTAGAAAATCATGTTGGAAGGAAAAAAGTGAGGTGgcttttaatatgacaaaggGTCTTCTAAAATTTCCTTCGAGATTTGTCTAATAGCTTACAATTAGACCAAATGATTGCATTCAATGAATAAGATTCATCGATTACagatagagaaaaaaagaaaaattagtattaGTGTATGTCTTTACTTATacacatattaataaataaatgacacatatttattagttttaaatgatgAAATATGTTCCAATCATCCaataccaaaatataaaatactcataCATACGTGTTAGTCTTTTATTAGCTGTGGTGTATACATTAAGTCtagataagaattttttaaaaatgagatATTGGTCAAAGAAAGCGCTAATCAAGGctttaataatagtaataataccATCAAACTTTTTTTGGTTGAATTTCtaaataagataaaagattaaacctatttattaattgttggAAAAATGATCACAGATACCCTAACCTTTAACCATTTTTGCGAATCTACTCTCACCTTTAAAACGTATCAATTTGGTCCACTATGTTTGCGTTTTGTATCATTCCTACCTACCTGTATTTTGGCGTGTGCCAGTAATGACATGGCGTCCACATGTTCGTCTACGTGGCTGAGCATAATGAAGGACCTCAAAACTTACCGTTTCGTCCTAACATTTTCCCAATTCTTTTCCCCCAACTTTTTCCTCGGCAAAATCCCCAATTCAATATTCTAGGGtttctaatttctatttttcctttaaaaccTAGGGTTTTCTTGTTTCTCTCATGGCAAGTCTAAATAGAAGGGGCATCGTCAAGATCTTCTGTTGTCAAcaattgataatatttatgtgGGAGTGAAGTAgcattttatgaatttgagagacCAGCGACGCTGATGATATGAAGGAGAATGAAAAATTCTGAGTGTCTGTGACGAGGTTGCTCTTACATTGGGGTAAGCTTTGTTAGCAATGTTAGGGTTcagttgttttattttgaaagattgaACAATGTATGatgatttcatttcaatttGGTAATGTAGGGGTGGAGCTATGTTTTGTTTAGCTGTCATGACGATTGGGTGAATGAGAAGAAGTTTGGCAATTGGGGCGGAGTTGTGCTCTTACATTGACGATTGTAAAAAATGTGATGGAACATTTGATGCTTTTCAAGTTCGGTTTTTGTGGTATGGTTGAACATTTTAATGAATGATTGTGAAGCTGGAAAAGTCATGTCAGAGAAGTTTGATGAAGGAAAGTTTAATGTTTGATGATCAGTTTGTGCTTATTTTTACCAGACAGGAGTTGCATTGCCAGATAGGCTTTATGGTTGATGTAGCAAGGTGTAGGATTTGGTTTTGTAGTAGATGGGTGGGTTGAATCTTATAATCAACGGTGAATTGTATTACCaacttttataattgattatgcAATGAAGctcttatttttctgttaAGATATTTTGCATGTATTTCTTTTGGCTTTGATGAAGTAAAATGAACCTATAGTTAATATGACAAATTCACATTTGGACAGATAAAATAGGCATTAAACAGCCTTTTAACATTATTGTAATAATCCTTACAAAAATCATGAGGTACATTAAACATATGTCTTAGAAAAGACAAATACATAAAACAATACATATGAAGGCAAACTAATTGATATGGTTCAAATGACAGTTTTGTTCCATGCAACTTTATAAGCTATAACAAAAACACAGTACTGCAACTTCTCTAAGGCAATTTTTTAAACTTCTGCATTGGCTTTGGCAAAACATGTTGCCCTTCTTGAATCACCAATTCTACATTGTTACTAGTCTTTGTCTTTATAGGTACCAACTTCTGTTTGCCTTTCGAACTAGCTACCACCTTCTCTTTGTCTTTGGAACTAGCTACCACCTTCTCTTTTGCCTTTGTAGCTGTTGAAGTTTGGCTACAAACTTTCACACTTTGTACATGAGTAGCTGTAGTTGATCTTTGTTCCTTTGTAGTTGTAGTTGATCTTTGGGTGTCAGACCTCTTTCTGGATTGCCTTGCTGCTGTAGTTGTTTATGTATAACCACTAACAGTCCTCACATTCCTTTCCCCTGGCATTTGCATTAtgacattttatatttagaacaTGAAACATAtgaaaacacataaaattagAGATTCACATATGACATGTTGAGTACGTACTCTTAAATACATATTACCAGTCTTTGGTGGATATGTACAAGCCATATCCTTTTCTAGCCTGCAGTACAACAACAAATAACTCATAGGATTGCTAAGTATAATTCACACAGAACTAAGTTATGAACAATacctaaattctttttttggcAATTATTCTCTTCTCATATAGTGGTTTGGATTATGAAGGACCAGCTTCTACATTTTCAACTGTAGTCTGATTTGGTACATCAATATTGGTAACATTACTTGTAA comes from Ricinus communis isolate WT05 ecotype wild-type chromosome 5, ASM1957865v1, whole genome shotgun sequence and encodes:
- the LOC8265460 gene encoding LOW QUALITY PROTEIN: uncharacterized protein LOC8265460 (The sequence of the model RefSeq protein was modified relative to this genomic sequence to represent the inferred CDS: deleted 1 base in 1 codon) — its product is MASRTALVVFLVWCLFLRDNGAEGRRLSGEEDLEPEKQFRVLNKSPVKTIRNTMAILLYIRRSNGDTDNCVDFYKQPAFDHPSLKNHTFDFQGKKKIEEAMKASNIWLNGKGCPDGIVPIRKFTKDEFKRTKLATEVYASKFGLLTAQDPGVHRSRRRSRCPPALTSNVTNIDVPNQTTVENVEAAARQSRKRSDTQRSTTTTKEQRSTTATHVQSVKVCSQTSTATKAKEKVVASSKDKEKVVASSKGKQKLVPIKTKTSNNVELVIQEGQHVLPKPMQKQNMEMHISAVHFHEQPAFHHPSLNNPTFHFQMKPLSYPKDKKKKETRTLIKLAKSTWVNGKGCPRGTVPIRKLTKEEFIETKLATETHASKSGFLTAQDLGASRLDLLSAQDPGVHYAVVHTKADGPYNGGGMVSSVYNPQVVGSQYSSARLKIQNGPESIEVGWMVNPSLNKDNRTRLYVYTNAGESHCFNAHCPGIITVRPDIPLDFILEPTSTRGSSGKRYVEQFFIYKDAANGNWFLEIGNGFVIGFWPQTRFTTLANSANYVEWGGVVSSPPDVPSPPMGSGNSRLFADTAQDAFCSAITVVNEDHQIVDASDTQKFTDIGDVYHVKDIGFYNNHFRHIFFFGGLGGYTGN